One genomic window of Nevskia ramosa DSM 11499 includes the following:
- a CDS encoding putative bifunctional diguanylate cyclase/phosphodiesterase, giving the protein MTLCLGLVAVLGGASLVIGSVMLRDQEANAARVQQFDRFETIYAAQQAMSLVRRYSGQLGNAIQTPNRQQQDAARKAQREAKASFDGELLKLSGADPISARLIEEASDEIDGLSVRALDSATSGDPERAAPLLLALQQRIDLIDETLQTASKREQLRTGELQAAEHSRLKDLVRLCAAIIGGAGLLGVLMTLGIVRSVIRPLQATTNAIRQVNAGEIDIDLPPIRPDEFGDIAVALRQFRDQAERLRRLAYQDPLTGLGNRARLEETLQRAIDRSRQTREPVALFYVDLDNFRAVNDKFGHKAGDRYLCEATARLHRFMPPGALLCRHGGDKFTITVDGLDAGSALETPLREQADCLLRGLAESYPFGDHLLNMSVSIGIAVFPGDGETAEQIIASADAAMFVAKKNGRNNARFASAQLTGTMRRQLALASEIRRGLERDEFEPFYQPVVDVEKGLVVGAEALLRWRHPENGLMPPSEFIQVAEDSGLINQLGELCLIKAHEQAQIWAAKNRRLRVSVNLSVRQVHDGRILQLLRGFSSAPGSRERLIDFELTESALLDSTEYSHTMLTEIKRLGFRIGLDDFGTGYSSFSYLQRLPIDKIKIDRQFVTSMGASKQALAIVSATLTLAQNLDLGVIAEGVENTAQMRQLRILGCKLQQGFYFTRALPAADFEAWAVAFEENGMDAHATAVAAREPVTVGIR; this is encoded by the coding sequence ATGACCCTTTGCCTGGGTCTGGTCGCGGTGCTGGGCGGTGCCAGTCTGGTGATCGGCTCGGTGATGCTGCGCGACCAGGAAGCCAACGCGGCGCGCGTCCAGCAATTCGATCGCTTCGAGACCATTTACGCAGCCCAGCAGGCGATGAGTCTGGTGCGCCGCTACAGCGGCCAGTTGGGCAATGCGATCCAGACGCCCAACCGGCAGCAGCAGGATGCGGCCAGGAAAGCGCAGCGCGAAGCCAAGGCCAGCTTCGATGGCGAATTGCTCAAGCTTTCCGGTGCTGACCCGATCAGCGCCAGGCTGATCGAGGAAGCCAGCGACGAGATCGATGGCCTGTCGGTGCGCGCGCTCGATTCCGCGACATCCGGCGATCCCGAACGAGCAGCGCCCCTGCTGCTGGCGCTGCAGCAACGCATCGATCTGATCGATGAAACCCTGCAGACCGCCAGCAAGCGCGAACAGCTGCGCACCGGCGAGCTGCAGGCGGCCGAGCACAGCCGGCTGAAGGATCTGGTGCGTCTGTGTGCGGCCATCATCGGCGGTGCCGGACTGCTCGGCGTGCTGATGACGCTCGGCATCGTGCGTTCGGTGATCCGGCCATTGCAGGCCACCACCAACGCCATCCGCCAGGTCAATGCCGGCGAGATCGACATCGACCTGCCGCCGATCCGCCCCGACGAGTTCGGAGACATCGCCGTGGCGCTGCGCCAGTTCCGCGATCAGGCCGAACGCCTGCGCCGGCTCGCCTACCAGGATCCGCTGACCGGCCTCGGCAACCGCGCCCGGCTTGAAGAAACCCTGCAGCGAGCGATCGACCGCTCGCGGCAAACCCGCGAACCGGTGGCGCTGTTCTATGTCGATCTCGACAACTTCCGCGCCGTCAACGACAAGTTCGGCCACAAGGCCGGCGATCGCTATCTCTGCGAAGCGACCGCACGCCTGCACCGCTTCATGCCACCCGGCGCGCTGCTGTGCCGGCACGGCGGCGACAAGTTCACGATCACCGTCGACGGCCTCGATGCCGGCAGCGCGCTGGAAACGCCGCTGCGCGAGCAGGCCGATTGCCTGTTGCGTGGCCTCGCCGAAAGCTATCCGTTCGGCGATCACCTGCTGAACATGTCGGTGTCGATCGGCATCGCCGTGTTTCCCGGCGATGGCGAAACCGCCGAACAGATCATCGCCAGCGCCGATGCGGCGATGTTCGTCGCCAAGAAGAACGGCCGCAACAACGCCCGCTTCGCCTCGGCACAACTGACCGGCACCATGCGCCGGCAACTGGCGCTGGCCAGCGAGATCCGTCGCGGCCTGGAGCGCGACGAGTTCGAGCCGTTCTACCAGCCGGTGGTCGATGTCGAGAAGGGTCTGGTGGTCGGTGCCGAAGCGCTGCTGCGCTGGCGCCACCCCGAAAACGGCCTGATGCCGCCGAGCGAGTTCATCCAGGTCGCCGAAGATTCCGGCCTGATCAACCAGCTCGGCGAGCTGTGCCTGATCAAGGCGCACGAGCAGGCGCAGATCTGGGCCGCCAAGAACCGCCGCCTGCGGGTATCGGTGAATCTGTCGGTACGTCAGGTGCACGATGGCCGCATCCTGCAACTGCTGCGCGGCTTCAGCAGCGCGCCGGGCTCGCGCGAACGGCTGATCGATTTCGAGTTGACTGAAAGTGCCCTGCTCGACTCGACCGAGTACAGCCACACGATGCTCACCGAGATCAAACGCCTCGGCTTCCGCATCGGCCTCGACGACTTCGGTACCGGCTATTCCTCGTTCAGCTACCTGCAGCGGCTGCCGATCGACAAGATCAAGATCGATCGCCAGTTCGTGACCTCGATGGGCGCTTCCAAGCAGGCACTGGCGATCGTTTCGGCGACCTTGACCCTGGCCCAGAATCTCGATCTTGGCGTGATCGCCGAAGGTGTGGAGAACACTGCCCAGATGCGCCAGCTGCGCATCCTCGGCTGCAAGCTGCAGCAGGGCTTCTACTTCACGCGAGCGCTGCCGGCTGCCGATTTCGAAGCCTGGGCCGTGGCCTTCGAGGAGAACGGCATGGATGCCCATGCCACCGCCGTGGCGGCGCGCGAGCCGGTGACCGTCGGTATTCGCTGA
- a CDS encoding TetR/AcrR family transcriptional regulator translates to MQAAEEIAAVPPRRTQAERRAGTTRRLLDAATAALIEVGYYRTTVQDICSRAGLSQGALFRHYATRLQLLIAVAEDIERGLRELYRSDFLRLRASREDELRLALDVLRANVRSPLHQAWFELLIAARTDPALHEALLPLWQRRAAEDQALATLLLPEAARSLPDFPVIVDTMVTLFHGEGVDRFLRHDAAAEDRRLEWLLTQVRPLLTAAVSMP, encoded by the coding sequence ATGCAGGCCGCCGAAGAAATCGCCGCAGTACCGCCCCGCCGCACCCAGGCCGAGCGCCGCGCCGGCACCACGCGGCGGCTGCTCGATGCCGCCACGGCGGCCTTGATCGAAGTGGGCTACTACCGGACCACGGTGCAGGACATCTGCAGCCGCGCCGGCCTGTCGCAAGGCGCGCTGTTCCGCCATTACGCGACCCGACTGCAATTGCTGATCGCGGTCGCCGAGGACATCGAACGCGGCCTGCGCGAGTTGTATCGCAGCGACTTCCTGCGTCTGCGCGCCAGCCGCGAGGACGAACTGCGGCTGGCGCTCGACGTGCTGCGCGCCAATGTCCGCTCGCCGCTGCATCAGGCCTGGTTCGAACTGCTGATCGCCGCCCGTACCGATCCGGCCCTGCATGAAGCACTACTGCCGCTGTGGCAGCGCCGCGCCGCCGAAGATCAGGCGCTGGCCACCTTGCTGCTGCCGGAAGCGGCAAGGTCGCTGCCGGATTTCCCGGTGATCGTCGACACCATGGTCACGCTGTTTCACGGTGAGGGTGTCGACCGCTTCCTGCGCCACGATGCCGCCGCCGAGGACCGACGTCTGGAATGGTTGCTGACCCAAGTGCGGCCCTTGCTGACCGCTGCAGTCTCGATGCCCTGA
- a CDS encoding N-acyl-D-amino-acid deacylase family protein: MTANAAFDLIINNGRHFDGSGGPSAIRHLGIRNGHVAAISDTPLDETGCPEVINAAGEWVMPGFLDTHTHYDAELLAGPGLKESVRHGVTTVTFGSCSIGMVCSDAEDCSDLFTRVESIPREEVLPLLKRTKTWNTPRGYVAHLEQMPLGPNVTAFLGHSDLRVSVMGLSRAVDKQVQPTATEMQRMEAVLEEGLDVGLLGLSTMTTKWDKLDGDRERSKSLPTTYAKWPEYAQLNRILRRRGRIHQGAPDIVTKINMFAFLFASFGWFRKPLKTTLITLMDVKSNGLLHRVVGKLAHFCNRFLGADFRWQALPCPFEVHADGIDLVIFEEFGAGEAALHLADEIERNKLLQDESYRRWFRKNYESKLTPRVWHRDFHDAAIVGCPDASVVGKSFGEVADARGIHPVDAFLDLVVAHGKALRWKTTIGNYRKHRLEAIVQEKGAILSFSDAGAHIRNMAFYNFPLRMLKLVNDAQTEGRAFMSLEKAVWRLTGELGDWFGIDAGHLRLGDRADIAVINPHGLDDSLAAYAEAPMPEFGGVARMVNRNDAAVTATIINGRVAYRQTRFATDFGNQSGYGRFLRAGEIPARAVDFSPAPESSLARAA; this comes from the coding sequence ATGACTGCGAACGCAGCGTTTGACCTGATCATCAACAACGGCCGTCACTTCGACGGCAGCGGCGGGCCATCGGCGATCCGCCATCTCGGCATACGGAACGGCCACGTGGCCGCGATCTCCGACACGCCGCTCGATGAAACCGGCTGCCCCGAGGTCATCAATGCGGCCGGCGAATGGGTGATGCCCGGCTTTCTCGACACCCACACGCACTACGACGCCGAACTGCTTGCCGGTCCGGGCCTCAAGGAAAGCGTGCGCCATGGCGTGACCACGGTGACCTTCGGCTCCTGCTCGATCGGCATGGTCTGCTCCGACGCCGAGGACTGTTCGGACCTGTTCACCCGAGTCGAATCGATCCCGCGCGAAGAAGTGCTGCCGCTCCTGAAGCGGACCAAGACCTGGAACACGCCGCGCGGTTACGTCGCCCATCTCGAACAGATGCCGCTGGGCCCGAACGTCACCGCGTTTCTCGGTCACTCGGATCTGCGGGTGTCGGTGATGGGCCTGTCGCGCGCCGTCGACAAGCAGGTGCAGCCCACCGCCACCGAGATGCAACGCATGGAAGCGGTGCTCGAAGAAGGCCTGGATGTCGGCCTGCTCGGCCTGTCGACGATGACCACCAAGTGGGACAAGCTCGACGGCGACCGCGAGCGCAGCAAGAGCCTGCCGACCACCTATGCGAAATGGCCTGAGTACGCGCAGCTGAATCGCATCCTCAGGCGGCGCGGCCGCATTCATCAGGGCGCGCCGGACATCGTCACCAAGATCAACATGTTCGCGTTTCTGTTCGCGAGCTTCGGCTGGTTCCGCAAACCGCTGAAGACGACCCTGATCACCTTGATGGACGTGAAATCCAACGGCCTGCTGCATCGCGTGGTCGGCAAGCTCGCCCATTTCTGCAACCGTTTTCTCGGCGCCGATTTCCGCTGGCAGGCGCTGCCCTGCCCGTTCGAGGTCCACGCCGATGGCATCGATCTGGTGATCTTCGAGGAGTTCGGCGCCGGCGAAGCGGCGCTGCATCTGGCCGACGAAATCGAGCGCAACAAGCTGCTGCAGGATGAAAGCTACCGCCGCTGGTTCCGCAAGAACTACGAGTCGAAGCTGACGCCCAGAGTCTGGCATCGCGACTTTCACGATGCGGCGATCGTCGGCTGCCCGGATGCCAGCGTCGTCGGCAAGAGCTTCGGCGAAGTGGCCGATGCCCGCGGCATCCATCCGGTCGATGCCTTTCTCGATCTGGTCGTCGCCCACGGCAAGGCGCTGCGCTGGAAGACCACAATCGGCAACTACCGCAAGCACCGGCTGGAAGCGATCGTCCAGGAAAAGGGCGCGATCCTGTCGTTCTCCGATGCCGGCGCTCACATCCGCAACATGGCCTTCTACAACTTCCCGCTGCGGATGCTGAAGCTGGTCAACGACGCGCAAACCGAAGGCCGGGCTTTCATGAGCCTGGAGAAGGCGGTCTGGCGGCTCACCGGCGAGCTTGGCGACTGGTTCGGCATCGACGCCGGCCATCTTCGCCTCGGTGATCGCGCCGATATCGCAGTCATCAATCCACACGGGCTGGACGATAGCCTCGCCGCCTACGCCGAAGCGCCGATGCCGGAATTCGGCGGCGTGGCGCGCATGGTCAATCGCAACGATGCTGCGGTGACGGCGACGATCATCAACGGCCGTGTGGCCTACCGGCAGACCCGGTTCGCGACGGACTTCGGCAACCAATCCGGCTACGGCCGCTTCCTGCGGGCCGGCGAGATTCCGGCGCGTGCGGTCGACTTCAGCCCCGCCCCCGAATCATCCCTGGCACGCGCCGCCTGA
- a CDS encoding YHS domain-containing (seleno)protein → MNSIKRFAGTLLLSLAAVGPALAAPAINTFGEGGGYFSDPKRTDTAIRGYDPVAYFTDGKPVKGSDKFVHEWMGAKWQFASQDHLDKFKAEPAKYAPQYGGYCAYGIAEGHVVKIEPDQWSIVNDKLYLNYDADVSKKWKQDKAGYIKKADASFDSVIKK, encoded by the coding sequence ATGAATTCGATCAAACGTTTTGCCGGCACCTTGCTGTTGAGTCTGGCCGCCGTCGGCCCCGCACTGGCGGCGCCGGCGATCAACACTTTCGGCGAGGGTGGCGGCTACTTCAGCGATCCGAAACGCACCGACACCGCGATCCGCGGCTATGACCCGGTGGCCTATTTCACCGATGGCAAGCCGGTGAAGGGCAGCGACAAGTTCGTCCACGAATGGATGGGCGCCAAATGGCAGTTCGCCAGCCAGGATCATCTCGACAAGTTCAAGGCCGAGCCGGCGAAGTACGCGCCGCAGTACGGCGGCTACTGCGCCTACGGCATCGCCGAGGGTCACGTGGTGAAGATCGAGCCGGATCAGTGGAGCATCGTCAACGACAAGCTGTATCTGAACTATGACGCAGACGTTTCCAAGAAGTGGAAGCAGGACAAGGCTGGCTACATCAAGAAGGCCGATGCCAGCTTCGATAGCGTGATCAAGAAGTAG